One Cryptomeria japonica chromosome 9, Sugi_1.0, whole genome shotgun sequence genomic window carries:
- the LOC131858609 gene encoding uncharacterized protein LOC131858609 — MGQLALYGKIENHLVELLNEATKSKSLKKNLYTNLGWKLKLAFPNLTIPSLFGNGNPKISVNPRLNVKWEAPKPGWHKINFDGAFAGNLRCSGIGCCIRYSEGTYIKENSEDNGLATNNEAEFRAELRGLQLRAELGIKRIHLEGDSLNVINVVHNNHTPSWRLNLWLQPMVGFLTFEDFWISHIYREGNVDANRLSKMAIADSGLDPSIQLRHR; from the coding sequence ATGGGCCAGTTAGCCCTctatgggaaaattgagaaccacctggTTGAGCTCCTGAATGAAGCGACCAAGTCCAAATCACTGAAAAAGAATCTATACACTAACTTGGGTTGGAAGTTAAAGCTTGCATTCCCAAATTTGACCATCCCCTCGCTTTTCGGTAATGGTAATCCTAAGATATCGGTTAATCCAAGATTGAATGTTAAGTGGGAAGCCCCAAAACCAGGGTGGCATAAGATTAACTTCGATGGTGCCTTTGCAGGGAATCTGAGGTGTAGTGGTATTGGATGTTGTATTAGATATTCTGAAGGCACCTATATTAAGGAAAATTCTGAAGACAACGGTCTGGCCACTAACAATGAGGCTGAATTTCGAGCGGAATTAAGAGGTTTGCAATTGAGGGCTGAGTTGGGgataaaaagaatccatttggagggtgattcattaaATGTTATCAATGTTGTCCATAATAACCATACCCCCAGTTGGCGTCTCAACCTATGGCTTCAACCTATGGTGGGTTTTCTTACCTTTGAAGATTTTTGGATcagccatatctatagagaaggcaatGTGGATGCAAACAGACTATCTAAGATGGCAATTGCAGACAGTGGTCTTGATCCGAGCATTCAGCTCAGGCATAGGTAA